GTATTTGACGACCACGGTCATGCCGGAGAACTTGCGGATATAGGGCAGCGCCTCGATGAGAATATCGGCGACGGTGGAATTGGCAGGGGGTGTTTCGTTTGTCATGAAAAATCCTGAAATAATTTTAAATTTAAATTTCGGTGCTCTATAAAACCCCAGTTGTCTGGTTCCCATGCTCCGCATGGGAACCCTTCAAGCTGTCGAATGAAGTCCACTGGTACTCCCACGCGGAGCATGGGAGCAAGGTTCAACCAGGCAACTACGGGAGAAATTCGGGGAACAGTCGCGGCTGGGAGCCGCTCCAACGACTTCCCAAAGCCCTGCTCCAATCCGAAGTTCTTTTCTTTTCACGCGACCCCTTGAGTCCTCGAATCCTTGAACCCCTTTCATTAGAGGATGTATCGACTCAAATCCTCATCATCCTTGATCGCCTTGAGTTTGTCGGCCACATAAGCCGCATCCACCCTAAGGCGCGCCTGGCACCCGTCGGGCGCATCGAACAGGGCGTCTTCCAGCAGCCGCTCCATGAGGGTGTGCAGACGCCGGGCCCCGATGTTCTCGGTGCGCACATTAACCTCCTCGGCGATCTCGGCGATCTTCTCCACCGCATCGTCCGAGAATTCCACCTCGATGCCGTCGGTCTTTAACAGGGCGATGTACTGCAGCAGCAAAGCGTTCTTCGGCTCGGTCAGGATGCGATAAAAATCCTTGCGGTCCAGGGCGTCCAGGGTCACGCGGATGGGAAAACGGCCCTGCAATTCCGGAATCAGATCCGAGGGCTTGATCGTATGAAACGCCCCCGAGGCGATGAACAGAATGTGGTCGGTCTTTACCGGTCCGTACTTGGTGGTCACCGTGGACCCTTCCACGATGGGCAGAAGATCCCGCTGGACCCCCTCCCGGGAGACATCCGGGCCGTGCCCCTGGCCATTGCCGGCGATCTTGTCGATCTCATCTAAAAAGATAATGCCGGCCTGCTCCACCTTGGCAATGGCATCCCGGATCACCTGATCCATGTCCACCAGGTTCTGGGCCTCTTCCGCGGCCAGGGTTTTCATGGCTTCGGGCACCTTGATCTTGCGCCGGCGGGTGTTCTTGGGCATCAGGGGACCGAGCATATCCTTGAAATTGATGCCCATCTCCTCCATGCCGACATTGGAAAAGATCTCGACCATGGGCATGCTGCGATCGGCCACATCCAGGTCCACGTAGCGGCTGTCCAGCTTTCCGGCCTGAAGCATCTTGCGCAGTTTTTCCCGGGTGGACGAGGCC
This window of the uncultured Desulfosarcina sp. genome carries:
- the hslU gene encoding ATP-dependent protease ATPase subunit HslU, whose product is MKDLKPAEIVSELDKYIIGQDQAKRSVAIALRNRWRRRQVPDPLKEEIAPKNIILIGPTGVGKTEIARRLSRLSDSPFYKVEASKFTEVGYVGRDVESMVRDLVELTVNTVRAEAQEKVQEKAWRVAEERMLDLLLPKADRPRSEGAAEGGLEVVTASADQASSTREKLRKMLQAGKLDSRYVDLDVADRSMPMVEIFSNVGMEEMGINFKDMLGPLMPKNTRRRKIKVPEAMKTLAAEEAQNLVDMDQVIRDAIAKVEQAGIIFLDEIDKIAGNGQGHGPDVSREGVQRDLLPIVEGSTVTTKYGPVKTDHILFIASGAFHTIKPSDLIPELQGRFPIRVTLDALDRKDFYRILTEPKNALLLQYIALLKTDGIEVEFSDDAVEKIAEIAEEVNVRTENIGARRLHTLMERLLEDALFDAPDGCQARLRVDAAYVADKLKAIKDDEDLSRYIL